The proteins below come from a single Polynucleobacter sp. MWH-UH23A genomic window:
- the lpxK gene encoding tetraacyldisaccharide 4'-kinase, with translation MSLSFFRKAPKFWERRGPTSLLLWPLSWLYGLVLRIRKIISDLGIENAKPAPVPIIIVGNIRVGGTGKTPIVIALAQQLSELGWKPGIISRGYGSPLQTSPLQVSTDSDPLVAGDEPVLIAKRTHNQFPIWVFPKRQESIQALLKKFPEVNVIISDDGLQHCGLVRWPAREGGRDVEFVVRDDRGEGNRFLLPAGPLREPASRERDATLFTGVSKNPKPGSSDEYFLGRRSFHLSNHLDTPYQLNNPANTQSFERIAEQFLPKNITAVAGLGNPQRFFNDLAKHGITGKHIPLPDHATFTPEFFEAIKAQCILITEKDAVKCSGISDERIWVAPMSLRLPENLMEWLQSILQRPDPRRYTL, from the coding sequence ATGTCGCTATCTTTTTTTCGCAAAGCACCCAAATTTTGGGAAAGGCGTGGGCCTACTAGCCTATTGCTGTGGCCCTTGTCCTGGCTCTATGGATTGGTCTTGCGTATTCGCAAAATCATTAGCGATTTAGGTATTGAAAACGCCAAACCCGCACCAGTTCCCATCATTATTGTGGGTAATATTCGAGTGGGTGGTACTGGCAAGACGCCAATCGTGATTGCTTTGGCGCAACAACTATCTGAGCTTGGCTGGAAACCCGGAATCATCAGCAGAGGCTATGGCTCACCTCTACAGACTTCACCGCTTCAAGTAAGTACTGATTCAGATCCGTTAGTGGCTGGTGATGAACCTGTTTTAATTGCAAAACGTACTCATAACCAATTTCCGATTTGGGTTTTTCCTAAGCGCCAAGAAAGCATTCAAGCCTTACTAAAAAAATTTCCCGAAGTGAATGTGATCATTAGTGATGATGGCTTGCAACACTGTGGATTGGTTCGCTGGCCAGCCCGCGAAGGAGGTCGGGACGTGGAGTTTGTCGTACGCGATGATCGAGGTGAGGGTAACCGATTCCTACTACCTGCAGGACCTCTGCGCGAGCCTGCGTCTCGTGAACGCGATGCGACACTCTTTACTGGTGTATCAAAAAATCCGAAACCTGGGTCTTCTGACGAATACTTTCTGGGCCGCAGATCCTTTCATCTATCCAATCATTTAGATACTCCATACCAACTAAACAATCCTGCAAACACCCAATCTTTTGAGCGAATTGCAGAGCAATTCTTACCAAAGAACATTACTGCAGTTGCTGGACTCGGAAATCCACAACGCTTTTTTAACGATCTAGCAAAACATGGCATCACTGGTAAACATATTCCGCTACCAGACCATGCTACTTTCACGCCCGAGTTTTTTGAAGCAATCAAGGCTCAATGCATTTTGATTACTGAAAAAGATGCCGTGAAGTGCTCTGGCATCTCTGATGAACGGATTTGGGTTGCCCCAATGTCATTGCGGTTACCTGAAAATCTCATGGAATGGCTGCAATCCATTTTGCAAAGACCCGATCCGCGTCGCTATACTCTCTAA
- the adk gene encoding adenylate kinase, translating into MRLILLGAPGAGKGTQAQFICEKFGIPQISTGDMLRAAVKAGTELGVAAKKIMDAGGLVSDDIIIGLVKDRLTQPDCSKGYLFDGFPRTIPQAQAMKDAGVPIDYVLEIDVQFDAIIDRMSGRRVHPASGRTYHIKFNPPKVEGKDDVTGEPLIQRDDDKEETVRKRLQVYDSQTRPLVEYYSSWAAQTSPTDKVKAPAYRKVNGTGSVEDITTSIFAALK; encoded by the coding sequence ATGCGGTTAATTCTGCTCGGTGCACCGGGTGCTGGCAAAGGCACACAAGCTCAATTTATTTGTGAAAAATTTGGTATTCCGCAAATTTCTACTGGCGACATGTTGCGCGCTGCTGTAAAAGCAGGAACCGAACTAGGCGTTGCAGCTAAAAAAATTATGGATGCTGGTGGCTTGGTTTCCGATGACATCATCATCGGCTTGGTTAAGGATCGTCTGACCCAACCTGATTGTAGTAAAGGTTATTTATTTGATGGTTTCCCTAGAACCATTCCTCAAGCACAGGCCATGAAAGATGCTGGCGTGCCGATTGATTACGTTTTAGAAATCGATGTCCAATTTGATGCCATTATTGATCGTATGAGTGGGCGTCGTGTTCATCCTGCATCAGGCCGTACGTATCACATCAAATTTAATCCTCCCAAAGTGGAAGGCAAAGATGATGTCACTGGCGAACCCCTCATTCAGCGCGATGACGACAAAGAAGAAACTGTTCGCAAGCGTTTGCAGGTTTACGATAGCCAAACGCGCCCACTGGTTGAGTACTATTCTTCATGGGCTGCTCAAACGAGCCCCACTGACAAAGTGAAAGCGCCAGCTTATAGAAAAGTGAATGGCACTGGTAGCGTCGAAGACATTACGACTTCTATCTTTGCAGCATTAAAGTAA
- a CDS encoding Txe/YoeB family addiction module toxin yields MVVWNLAYSKFALKDAKKIAVAGLKDKTQVLLDVLRVDPLQNPPPYEKLVGDLKGAYSRRINIQHRLVYEVFRKERTVRILRMWTHYE; encoded by the coding sequence GTGGTAGTTTGGAATTTAGCCTATTCCAAATTTGCATTAAAGGATGCAAAGAAAATAGCTGTAGCTGGATTAAAGGATAAGACGCAGGTTTTGCTCGATGTTCTTCGTGTTGACCCTTTGCAAAATCCTCCACCCTATGAAAAGTTGGTTGGTGATTTGAAAGGGGCTTATTCACGCAGGATCAATATTCAGCATAGGCTCGTATATGAAGTATTTCGAAAAGAGAGAACGGTTCGTATTCTTCGAATGTGGACCCATTATGAATAA
- a CDS encoding MAPEG family protein, which translates to MTIAYACILFMGLFPYVAAGIAKKGFDQYDNSMPRQWLAKQTGFRARANAAQANLFESLPLFFAAVIIASVSNVPQAKIDLLAIGFAIARIAYLICYIANWPTTRSIVWLLGLLCVIAIFFQI; encoded by the coding sequence ATGACGATTGCCTATGCCTGTATCTTGTTTATGGGATTGTTTCCGTATGTTGCTGCTGGTATTGCTAAAAAAGGTTTTGATCAATACGACAACAGCATGCCAAGACAATGGCTAGCCAAACAGACAGGCTTTAGAGCAAGGGCCAATGCTGCTCAGGCCAATCTATTTGAGTCACTCCCATTGTTTTTTGCTGCTGTGATCATTGCTTCAGTAAGTAACGTGCCGCAAGCAAAAATTGATCTTCTCGCGATTGGTTTTGCGATTGCCCGCATCGCCTATCTCATTTGCTACATTGCCAACTGGCCAACTACTCGATCAATCGTCTGGTTACTAGGGTTATTGTGCGTAATAGCCATATTCTTTCAGATCTAA
- a CDS encoding biopolymer transporter ExbD, with product MSWLQTHSKSRNSFSLGTISVSNEPEINLIPFIDVLLVVLIFLMISTTFTRYQELAITLPTASGSESQAESKQVHIAVSRDGRFAINGKVTDSSQLSNALTQLSNKDSNLQVNIDADAKAPHQSVMTALEAARDANLSNIVFSSQTKK from the coding sequence ATGAGTTGGCTACAAACACACTCGAAATCTAGAAATTCATTTTCTTTAGGAACAATTTCTGTTTCTAATGAACCAGAAATTAATCTCATTCCATTTATCGATGTTTTGTTAGTAGTGTTGATCTTTTTAATGATCTCCACAACCTTTACACGCTATCAAGAGCTAGCTATTACCCTACCAACAGCTAGTGGCAGCGAGTCACAAGCAGAAAGCAAGCAAGTACATATTGCCGTCAGCCGTGATGGGCGTTTTGCGATTAATGGCAAGGTAACAGACTCATCTCAGTTAAGTAATGCCCTAACCCAACTGAGCAACAAAGATAGCAACCTTCAGGTCAATATCGATGCAGATGCCAAAGCGCCTCATCAATCTGTGATGACAGCCTTAGAAGCAGCGCGCGATGCAAACCTTTCAAATATTGTCTTTAGCAGTCAGACAAAAAAGTAG
- the xerD gene encoding site-specific tyrosine recombinase XerD, protein MTNDVVKDSSKIALASLEAIERFCDACWLEDGLSKNSLSAYRRDLLLLAQWLYQQSGTDLYSVQEKDLTGYIAHRRADKATTANRRLTVFKRFYRHALRMNLVKSDPCIGLRAAKQALRFPKTLSEDQVTALLNAPDIDTPLGLRDRTMLELMYASGLRVSEIVSLKTVALGLNEGVVRIVNGKGGKERLVPFGGEAGQWLRRYFAEARIPLLEGKSSDAVFVGRHTGTALTRQAFWALIKRYATLAHIPVSLSPHTLRHAFATHLLNHGADLRVVQLLLGHADISTTQIYTHVARERLKSIHQQHHPRGA, encoded by the coding sequence GTGACTAATGATGTGGTTAAGGATTCCTCAAAGATAGCGCTAGCAAGCCTAGAGGCGATAGAGCGCTTTTGCGATGCTTGCTGGTTAGAGGATGGACTGTCAAAGAATAGTTTGTCAGCTTATCGAAGAGACTTGTTGTTGCTGGCCCAATGGTTATATCAACAGTCAGGTACCGATTTATATTCAGTTCAGGAGAAAGATCTCACTGGGTATATAGCCCACCGCCGCGCTGATAAAGCAACAACTGCTAATCGACGTCTTACTGTTTTTAAGCGTTTTTATCGTCATGCATTGCGCATGAATTTGGTCAAAAGCGACCCCTGTATTGGTCTAAGAGCGGCAAAACAAGCTTTACGTTTCCCCAAAACACTTAGTGAAGACCAGGTTACTGCTTTGCTCAATGCGCCTGATATTGATACGCCTTTGGGCCTGCGGGATCGAACCATGCTTGAGCTCATGTATGCGAGTGGTTTACGTGTTTCAGAAATTGTTTCTCTAAAGACTGTTGCTCTAGGCTTAAATGAGGGCGTAGTACGCATAGTGAATGGTAAGGGTGGCAAAGAACGTTTAGTGCCTTTTGGCGGAGAGGCGGGGCAATGGTTGAGGCGTTATTTTGCAGAGGCGCGCATACCATTATTAGAGGGTAAATCTAGCGATGCTGTGTTTGTGGGGCGTCACACTGGAACTGCGCTTACTAGACAAGCATTTTGGGCGCTGATCAAGCGTTATGCGACGCTAGCTCATATCCCCGTATCCCTCTCCCCCCACACTTTAAGACATGCCTTTGCAACCCATTTACTCAATCACGGAGCTGATTTGAGGGTGGTGCAGCTTTTGTTAGGTCATGCCGATATATCGACTACGCAGATATATACCCACGTTGCTAGGGAGCGCCTCAAATCAATCCATCAGCAACATCATCCTCGTGGTGCTTGA
- the plsY gene encoding glycerol-3-phosphate 1-O-acyltransferase PlsY: protein MTFTIDLLLIVVAYLIGSISFAVVVSKCMRLPDPHSYGSGNPGATNVLRTGNKVAAALTFLGDALKGFFAVVLARAILGDPPLETCLNSWVLCGVVIAVFLGHVFPVFHGFKGGKGVATACGILFGINSILGIATLSTWIIVAVFLRYSSLAALAAAIFGPIYFVFLFGFQPMAIALVVVCILLIWRHRSNIKNLLNGTESRIGSKKSKA, encoded by the coding sequence ATGACATTTACCATAGACCTTTTATTAATTGTTGTTGCGTACCTCATTGGCTCGATTTCATTTGCGGTAGTAGTGAGCAAATGTATGAGACTGCCTGATCCCCATTCCTATGGTTCTGGTAATCCAGGTGCAACCAATGTTTTGCGTACTGGCAACAAGGTTGCTGCGGCACTGACTTTTTTGGGCGATGCTTTAAAGGGTTTTTTTGCCGTTGTTTTGGCAAGAGCTATTTTGGGTGACCCCCCTCTAGAAACCTGTTTAAATTCCTGGGTACTTTGTGGTGTAGTGATAGCCGTATTTTTAGGGCATGTATTTCCAGTTTTTCATGGATTTAAAGGTGGTAAAGGTGTGGCTACCGCTTGCGGTATTTTGTTTGGCATTAATTCCATTTTGGGTATTGCCACTTTGAGTACTTGGATTATTGTGGCCGTATTCTTAAGGTATTCCTCTTTGGCTGCTTTAGCTGCTGCGATATTTGGCCCCATCTATTTTGTATTTCTTTTCGGCTTTCAGCCAATGGCGATCGCTCTAGTAGTGGTTTGTATTCTGCTCATTTGGCGTCATAGGAGCAATATTAAAAACTTACTCAATGGCACCGAGAGTCGTATCGGTTCCAAGAAGAGTAAGGCCTGA
- a CDS encoding YajQ family cyclic di-GMP-binding protein produces the protein MPSFDVVCEPDMVELKNAIEQSNKEISNRFDFKGSDSRVEQKDEALILFADDEFKLGQVRDVLIGKMAKRNVDVRYLKDDKTETIGGDKRKQTMKIQKGITSDLSKKVVRIIKDSKLKVQASIQGDAVRVTGAKRDDLQATMALLKKEVTEAPLGFNNFRD, from the coding sequence ATGCCTTCATTTGACGTTGTTTGTGAACCAGACATGGTTGAGCTCAAAAATGCCATTGAGCAGTCCAATAAAGAGATTAGCAATCGATTTGATTTTAAGGGTTCAGATAGTCGTGTAGAGCAAAAGGATGAGGCGTTAATTTTATTTGCCGATGATGAATTTAAGCTAGGTCAAGTGCGTGATGTATTGATTGGTAAGATGGCCAAACGCAATGTGGATGTGCGCTATCTAAAAGATGACAAGACCGAAACCATCGGCGGAGATAAGCGTAAACAAACCATGAAAATTCAGAAGGGAATTACTTCTGATCTTTCTAAGAAAGTAGTGCGCATTATTAAAGATAGCAAACTCAAAGTGCAGGCGAGTATTCAAGGCGATGCTGTGCGCGTTACTGGGGCAAAACGCGATGACTTGCAGGCCACCATGGCCCTATTAAAGAAAGAAGTTACAGAAGCACCATTGGGCTTTAATAATTTCCGTGACTAA
- the kdsB gene encoding 3-deoxy-manno-octulosonate cytidylyltransferase has protein sequence MSKSGSPDFLVVIPARLGSTRLPRKPLADIGGKPMVVRVAEQAKKSFAQSVVVATDSPEIQAVCDEHRIECLLTSEDHPTGTDRLAEVAQLLKLPNNALVVNVQGDEPLIPPELINQVAQTLADHQDCAISTVAVPIDDELDIQNPNVVKVVLNRAGEALYFSRAPIPFVRDAGEENKTTPSPHLRHLGIYAYRAEFLQAYTRLDPAPPEKAEALEQLRALWNGYRIAVHIADQTPPAGVDTPEDLERVRGAFKAS, from the coding sequence ATGAGCAAATCTGGATCTCCTGATTTTTTAGTTGTCATACCAGCTAGACTCGGCTCAACACGACTACCTCGCAAGCCCCTTGCGGACATTGGCGGTAAACCGATGGTTGTTAGAGTTGCTGAGCAAGCCAAAAAATCCTTTGCGCAAAGCGTGGTGGTTGCAACAGATTCTCCTGAGATTCAAGCGGTATGTGATGAGCATCGTATTGAATGCTTACTTACCAGCGAAGATCACCCCACTGGTACAGACCGTCTTGCTGAAGTAGCTCAATTGCTCAAATTACCAAACAATGCTTTAGTGGTAAATGTGCAAGGTGATGAACCACTCATTCCACCAGAACTGATTAATCAAGTTGCTCAAACCCTAGCCGATCATCAAGATTGCGCTATTTCCACTGTTGCGGTACCTATTGATGATGAGCTAGATATTCAAAATCCGAATGTGGTTAAAGTGGTTTTGAATCGGGCTGGTGAAGCGCTGTATTTCTCGAGAGCACCAATCCCCTTTGTGAGAGATGCTGGAGAAGAAAATAAAACTACACCTTCGCCGCATTTGCGCCATTTGGGCATCTACGCTTATCGGGCGGAATTTTTACAAGCCTATACCCGGCTTGATCCAGCCCCGCCAGAAAAAGCAGAAGCTCTTGAACAGCTTAGGGCACTTTGGAACGGCTACCGAATTGCGGTTCATATCGCCGATCAGACCCCACCCGCCGGAGTAGACACCCCAGAAGACTTAGAACGCGTTAGAGGCGCCTTTAAGGCCTCCTAA
- the xseA gene encoding exodeoxyribonuclease VII large subunit → MLEQSREILSVGDLNRAIAASLEDRFDTVWVSGEISNFKAYDSGHWYFSLKDEEGQIRCVMFRGRNGQVGFMPQSGDLVEVSANLSMYVPRGDIQLTIQTLRRAGMGGLYEAFLKLKAKLAKEGLFDEDRKREIPTHPRSIGIITSPQAAALKDVLSTLARRAPHIPIVIYPTLVQGPDAPAGIIAALKAAEKEKAVDVILLVRGGGSIEDLWAFNDEQLAYAIADSNIPIVSGVGHETDFTIADFVADLRAPTPTGAAELAAPRRDQMLQELDAITQALLQRINQRVEREAQTLDQLALRLSHALPNPDRMREQMTSLQQRMNQAWSVRMENWRRNQSHYQSQLELLNPQRTLERGYSVILSKDNEQLHVVRSPKDLTIHKAFQIQMADGKADVSLAEIKINPDL, encoded by the coding sequence ATGCTAGAACAATCAAGGGAAATTCTGTCTGTTGGCGATCTGAACCGCGCCATTGCTGCTTCTTTGGAAGATCGGTTCGATACGGTATGGGTGAGCGGGGAGATTTCTAACTTCAAAGCCTATGACAGCGGGCATTGGTATTTCTCATTGAAGGATGAGGAAGGTCAGATTCGTTGTGTAATGTTTAGGGGTCGCAATGGTCAAGTGGGCTTTATGCCTCAGTCAGGAGACTTGGTTGAGGTCAGCGCCAATCTCAGTATGTATGTTCCTAGAGGTGACATCCAACTCACGATTCAAACTTTGCGCCGAGCTGGCATGGGTGGTTTGTATGAGGCATTTTTAAAACTCAAAGCCAAACTGGCAAAAGAGGGTTTGTTTGATGAAGATCGTAAACGGGAAATCCCAACGCACCCAAGATCGATTGGCATTATTACTTCACCGCAAGCCGCAGCATTAAAAGATGTGCTGAGCACTTTAGCAAGACGTGCGCCACATATTCCTATTGTGATTTATCCAACTTTGGTACAAGGGCCTGATGCACCCGCAGGAATTATTGCTGCACTCAAGGCTGCTGAAAAAGAAAAAGCGGTTGATGTGATTTTGTTAGTCAGGGGTGGCGGAAGTATCGAAGACTTGTGGGCTTTTAATGATGAGCAACTGGCTTATGCAATTGCGGATTCAAATATCCCCATAGTCAGTGGTGTTGGGCATGAGACGGATTTCACGATTGCAGACTTTGTGGCGGATCTGCGAGCTCCAACGCCTACAGGTGCTGCAGAGCTAGCTGCGCCTCGTAGGGATCAAATGCTCCAAGAGCTTGATGCCATTACGCAAGCCCTTTTACAGCGCATTAATCAACGCGTTGAGCGAGAAGCGCAAACATTAGATCAACTGGCTTTGAGATTAAGTCATGCATTGCCTAATCCCGATCGTATGCGCGAACAAATGACGAGCTTGCAACAACGCATGAATCAAGCCTGGTCGGTGCGCATGGAAAATTGGAGGCGCAATCAATCCCACTATCAATCGCAACTGGAGTTACTCAATCCACAAAGAACGCTTGAGCGAGGGTACTCTGTAATTTTGAGCAAAGATAACGAGCAATTACATGTAGTAAGAAGCCCCAAAGACCTTACGATTCATAAAGCCTTTCAGATTCAAATGGCAGATGGCAAGGCTGATGTGAGTTTGGCTGAAATCAAAATTAACCCGGATTTATAA
- a CDS encoding Trm112 family protein — MDKRLLDILVCPLCKSQLHLDADKNELICKADRLAYPIREDVPVMLVEEARSISADEVL; from the coding sequence ATGGACAAACGATTACTCGATATCTTGGTTTGCCCCCTATGTAAAAGCCAATTACATTTGGATGCCGATAAGAATGAGCTCATTTGCAAAGCAGATCGCCTTGCCTACCCTATTCGCGAAGACGTGCCAGTGATGCTAGTCGAAGAAGCTCGAAGTATCAGCGCTGACGAAGTTCTCTAA
- a CDS encoding high-potential iron-sulfur protein, translating into MKNSRRQFMILSAAGACTLALNGKVQAQAMVAETDPQAAALGYKADATKVDKAKYAKYAAGQQCDNCALYQGKPGSAAGGCSLFAGKQVAGKGWCSAYAKKA; encoded by the coding sequence ATGAAAAATAGTCGTCGCCAATTTATGATTTTGTCTGCAGCTGGTGCTTGCACATTAGCCTTAAATGGCAAAGTACAAGCTCAAGCAATGGTAGCTGAGACAGACCCACAGGCTGCTGCTTTGGGTTACAAAGCAGATGCAACCAAAGTAGATAAAGCCAAGTACGCTAAGTATGCTGCTGGTCAACAGTGCGATAACTGTGCACTTTATCAAGGTAAGCCTGGTTCTGCCGCTGGCGGTTGCTCACTTTTTGCAGGTAAGCAAGTTGCCGGCAAAGGTTGGTGCTCCGCTTATGCTAAGAAGGCATAA
- the murB gene encoding UDP-N-acetylmuramate dehydrogenase yields MNSQKSAPSRPKLVPNLSLKERNTFGFEASAELAYEITSPEHVSEVINEVLNKKLPWRVLGGGSNVILPKLLPGATLLMNIAGQEIISSDNHSVLISAGGGVNWHEFVTWTLEQNLPGLENLALIPGTVGAAPIQNIGAYGVEIGEYIESVEAFDAHSQAFTALTKEQCQLAYRDSHFKRNPNRFILTKVIFRIPKQWKARIHYADLAKQFSENPNPSPEEIFLAVCKIRTHKLPDPKLIGNAGSFFQNPIVPIEQFETLLHKYPELVSYPDAAGKRKLAAGWLIDQCGFKGQRMGNVGIYENQALVLVNHGNGTAQDILGLAKCIQEKVHDQFGVKLDIEPNIL; encoded by the coding sequence ATGAACTCCCAAAAAAGCGCGCCTTCCAGACCTAAATTAGTACCGAATCTGAGTCTTAAGGAGCGCAATACCTTTGGTTTTGAGGCAAGCGCTGAGCTAGCCTATGAAATTACCTCACCCGAGCATGTTTCGGAGGTCATAAACGAGGTGCTCAACAAGAAATTACCCTGGCGCGTCCTGGGTGGCGGTAGCAATGTCATCTTGCCTAAGCTTTTGCCTGGGGCAACCTTGCTCATGAACATCGCTGGGCAGGAAATCATTTCCTCTGATAACCATTCAGTTTTAATAAGCGCTGGTGGTGGCGTCAATTGGCATGAATTTGTTACTTGGACCTTGGAACAAAATTTGCCAGGCCTAGAGAATCTCGCACTCATTCCTGGAACTGTAGGAGCTGCTCCCATTCAGAATATCGGCGCTTACGGAGTTGAGATAGGCGAGTACATTGAATCTGTCGAGGCATTCGATGCTCATAGCCAAGCTTTTACTGCCCTCACAAAAGAACAATGCCAGCTTGCTTATCGCGATAGCCACTTTAAGAGAAACCCAAATCGTTTTATCTTAACCAAGGTTATTTTCAGAATACCCAAACAATGGAAAGCACGTATTCATTACGCTGATTTGGCAAAACAGTTCTCAGAAAACCCTAATCCAAGCCCTGAAGAAATCTTTCTAGCCGTTTGTAAGATTCGTACGCACAAACTGCCAGATCCCAAGTTGATCGGCAATGCAGGTAGCTTCTTTCAGAATCCAATTGTTCCAATAGAACAATTCGAGACCCTTTTGCATAAATACCCAGAATTAGTTTCTTACCCTGATGCTGCAGGTAAACGTAAGCTTGCCGCTGGGTGGCTTATTGATCAATGCGGCTTTAAAGGTCAGCGAATGGGTAATGTAGGTATTTATGAAAATCAAGCCCTAGTGTTAGTCAACCATGGGAATGGAACAGCTCAAGATATCCTCGGTCTTGCAAAATGCATTCAAGAGAAAGTGCATGATCAGTTTGGTGTAAAGCTGGATATTGAGCCTAATATTCTCTGA
- a CDS encoding MotA/TolQ/ExbB proton channel family protein, with protein sequence MYSILLSAGWPIWPLLIISIIGLAIVIERSWYLRQIHIFPKGSLETAFSLSNQLIGHKTVTNEQIAQLTQQSPATPLLACTLREKSAGNNAQTALEELQAVAQSTWLKFDRYLGVLATIATVAPLLGLFGTVVGMIEIFGSQGAVNGAGSPQQLAHGISVALYNTAFGLLIAIPALASWRALRAIANQRQRECEEFTRQLFKKLYPTESNS encoded by the coding sequence ATGTACTCCATCTTACTATCTGCCGGCTGGCCTATCTGGCCCCTATTAATCATCTCCATTATTGGCCTTGCCATTGTTATTGAGCGGAGTTGGTATCTACGGCAAATTCATATATTCCCAAAAGGCAGCTTAGAGACTGCATTTTCTTTAAGTAATCAGTTGATTGGCCATAAAACTGTTACAAATGAACAGATTGCACAATTAACCCAGCAGTCTCCTGCCACCCCATTACTGGCATGTACTCTGCGCGAAAAATCAGCTGGTAACAATGCGCAAACCGCATTGGAAGAACTTCAAGCTGTCGCACAAAGTACTTGGCTCAAATTTGATCGCTACCTTGGTGTGCTAGCAACCATTGCAACAGTTGCCCCCTTATTAGGCTTATTTGGTACCGTCGTAGGCATGATTGAGATCTTTGGTAGCCAAGGCGCTGTGAATGGTGCAGGCAGCCCCCAACAACTTGCTCATGGTATTTCAGTGGCGCTTTACAACACCGCCTTTGGCTTGCTCATTGCCATACCTGCATTAGCAAGTTGGCGTGCGCTTCGAGCAATCGCCAACCAACGTCAACGTGAGTGTGAAGAATTCACACGCCAACTATTTAAAAAACTTTATCCAACTGAATCTAACTCATGA
- a CDS encoding type II toxin-antitoxin system Phd/YefM family antitoxin, with amino-acid sequence MTTLTASEARAGLYRLIDQTAESHKPVVISGKRANAVLISEEDWSAIQETLYLMSVPGMRESIKEAMAEPLAKSKKVLKW; translated from the coding sequence ATGACTACATTAACTGCTAGTGAGGCTAGGGCCGGGCTTTACCGCCTGATTGATCAGACTGCGGAGTCACATAAGCCTGTAGTGATCTCGGGAAAGCGGGCTAATGCTGTTCTGATTTCGGAAGAGGATTGGAGTGCTATTCAGGAGACTCTATATCTTATGTCGGTGCCAGGAATGCGTGAATCTATTAAAGAAGCAATGGCTGAACCGCTGGCTAAAAGTAAAAAGGTATTGAAGTGGTAG
- a CDS encoding GTP cyclohydrolase I produces MPLSVVIRRRIEAQKARFHANDNISAFIKPGELEGLVEEVAQKMQAVLESLVIDTKNDHNTQNTSRRVAKMYVQEVFSGRYVNQPTLTKFPNVSRLNELMIIGPITVRSACSHHLCPIMGRIWIGVLPSKASALIGLSKYSRLTEWVMCRPQIQEEAVVELADMLEKKIKPIGVAVVMDADHFCMQWRGVKDRDSKMINSVMRGAFLKDSNLRREFLALIDRK; encoded by the coding sequence ATGCCACTCTCTGTTGTGATCAGACGTCGTATTGAGGCGCAAAAGGCACGCTTTCATGCGAACGACAATATTTCTGCTTTCATTAAACCAGGTGAGCTTGAGGGTTTAGTGGAAGAGGTTGCTCAAAAGATGCAAGCAGTATTGGAGAGTTTGGTCATTGATACAAAAAATGATCACAACACTCAAAACACCAGTCGGCGTGTTGCAAAGATGTATGTTCAGGAGGTCTTTAGTGGTCGCTATGTTAATCAGCCAACCTTAACCAAGTTCCCTAATGTCAGCCGCCTTAATGAGCTCATGATTATTGGCCCAATAACGGTACGTAGTGCCTGCTCTCACCATCTATGCCCAATCATGGGCCGTATTTGGATTGGTGTATTGCCAAGCAAGGCCTCAGCATTGATTGGTTTATCAAAATACTCACGTTTAACTGAGTGGGTCATGTGTAGGCCACAAATTCAGGAAGAGGCGGTTGTGGAATTAGCAGATATGCTTGAGAAAAAAATTAAACCCATTGGTGTTGCAGTAGTGATGGATGCTGATCACTTTTGTATGCAGTGGCGTGGTGTTAAAGATCGAGACTCAAAGATGATCAACAGCGTGATGCGCGGCGCTTTTTTGAAAGACTCTAATCTGAGAAGAGAGTTTTTAGCCTTGATAGATCGAAAGTAA